The Micromonospora violae DNA segment GTTCAGCAACGGGCTGCCGCTGCTGCTGGCCCACCCGGAGACCGTCGCCGCGCTGCCCACCGACGCCACGCTGGCGCAGGGCTGCGTCGACGAGGTGCTGCGATTGGCGAGCCCGGTGCACTTCCTGGCCCGCGCCGCGCCGACCGACACCGTGCTGGACGGCGTGCCGGTCGCCAAGGACGACAACGTGCTGATCATGATCGGGGCGGCGAACCGGGACCCGGCCCGCTTCCCCGCCCCGGACACCTTCGACCCGACCCGTCCCGGCCCACCGTCGCTGGCCTTCGGGGTGGGCCTGCACTTCTGCCTCGGCGCGGCGGTGTCGCGGTTGGAGGGTCGGCTCGCGCTGCCCCGACTGTTCGCCCGGTTCCCCGCGCTGACGGTCACCGAGACACCGACGTACAGCGGCAGCCTGTTCCTGCGCGGCATCGACAAACTGCTGGTCAGCGCCGGTGGATAGGAGCGACATGGCCCTGCATCCGGAGGTGGCGGCGTACCGGGCGGCCCGGGCCGCGGCCGGCACCCCGCCGCTGTACACGCAGACCCTCGTCGAGGCGCGCGCCGCGGACCTGGCCGCGATCCGCGCCGGCAGCGGCGTGGTCGAGCCGGTCACCGAGGTACGCGACGAGCGGATCCCCGGCCCCGGCGGGGAGCTGCCGCTGCGGGTGTACCGGCCGGCCGGGTCGGGTCCACTGCCCACCCTGCTGTACTTCTTCGGCGGCGGTTGGACGCTCGGCAGCATCGACACCGCCGACGGCATCTGCCGACGCCTGGCGAACGCCGTGCCCTGCCAGGTGATCACCGTCGGCTACCGCCTCGCCCCGGAGCACCCCTTTCCGGCTGCGGTGCACGACTGCCACGCCGCCACCTCGTGGATCGCCCGGAACGCCGATCGGCTGAGCGTGGACGCGACCCGGCTGGCGGTGGGTGGGGACAGCGCCGGCGGGAACCTGGCCGCCGCGGTCACCCTGCTCAGCCGTACGGGCGGGCCGCCGCTCGCCGCGCAGCTGCTGGTCTACCCGAACACCGACCAGAGCGGCGAACCGGCCGGCGACGACGACCCGGCGTTGTTCAACCGCCGTTCGGTCGCCTGGTACCGGACGCACTACCTGGCCGACCCGGCGCACGCCCGGGACCCACTGGCCTCGCCGCTGCTCGCCGACGACCTGTCCGGGCTGCCGCCGGCGCTGGTGATCACCGCCGAACTGGACCCCCTCTGCGCCGAGGGGCAGCGGTACGCCGAGCGGCTGCGCGACGCTGGGGTCGCCACCCGGCTGGCGCACTATCCGGGCATGATCCACGGGTTCTTCGCCATGCCGGGAACCTTCACCGACGGGCGGCGGGCGCAGGCGAGCGCAGCGGCGTTCCTCCGCGAGCGCTTCGGGCTGCCGCCCCGGCCGACCGAGGCGGACGACCCAGCCGTCGCGACGGGCGTGGGGCGCGACGATGGGTGACCGGGTGCCGGCCGAACTGCCGGCCGTGTCGCTCGGCGACTACGCCGCGCGGGCCCGGGCCGTGCTGCCGCCGGACGTGTGGGACTACCTGGCCGGCGGCAGCGCATCCGAGGTGACCCTCGCCGCGAACCGCCACGCGCTGGACCGGGTCGCGGTGCTGCCCCGGGTGCTGCGGGGGGTGGACACGGTCGACCTCAGCGCCGACCTGCTCGGCCGCCGGTACGCCATGCCGGTCGGGGTGGCGCCGATGGCGTACCAGCGACTGGTGCACCCGGACGGGGAGGTGGGGCTGGCGGCGGCGGCCGGTGCGGCCGGGATCCCGTACCTGGCGAGCACGCTGAGCAGCACACCCATCGAAGAGGTCACCGAGGCGGGCGCGGACGTCTGGTTCCAGCTGTACTGGCTACGCGACCGGGCTCTCGTCCGCGACCTGCTGGACCGGGTCGTGGCCGCCGGCGCTCGGGCGCTGGTGGTCACCGTCGACGTTCCGGTGCTCGGCCGACGTCCCCGGGACCTGCGCAACGCGTTCCGGCTGCCGCCCGAGGTGGTCGCCGCGAACCTCCCCGAGGGCCGCGACGCGCTGGCACACTCCGGTTCGCCCGGGGAGTCCGCGATCGCCGCGCACACCGCCGCGTCGTTCGCGCCGGCACTGCGCTGGGCGGACCTGGCCTGGTTGCGCCAGCAGGTCGACCTTCCGCTGGTGGTCAAGGGGCTGCTCGACCCGCGCGACGCGATCGAGGCGGTACGCGTCGGCGCGGACGCGGTGGTCGTCTCCAACCACGGCGGCCGGCAACTGGACGGCGCCCCGCCGAGCGTCACCATGCTGCCGGAGGTCGTCGACGCGGTCGGGGACGGCTGCCAGGTGCTGCTGGACAGCGGTGTCCGCAGCGGCACGGACGTGCTGCGGGCGCTGGCGTTGGGCGCGGCCGCGGTGCTGGTCGGCCGGCCGCTGCTCTGGGCCCTCGCTGTCGGCGGCGAGTCGGCCGCCCGGGACGCGTTGACGGTGCTCGTCGCCGAGCTGACCGACGCGCTCACCCTGGCCGGCTGCGCCGATCTGGCGGCGGCCGGCGAACTGCGCACGCTCGGGGTGGGTGACAAGTGACCGCCACCGAACCGGTCGACCTGACCGTCGCCGACCTGCACCCCGCGCTGGGCGACCCGGCGCTGACCTCGATGAACTTCCTCAACGAGGTGTCCGAGCGCTACCCGACGGCGGTATCGCTGGCGGCCGGCCGGCCGTACGAGGAGTTCTTCGACCTCGCGGCGGTGCACCGGCACCTGGACACCTTCCACCGGCACCTCGTCGACGACCTGGGGCACCGACCGGAGCAGGCCCGACGGCTGCTGTTGCAGTACGGCCGGACCAAGGGCATCGTGCACCACCTGATCGCCCGCAACCTCGCGGTCGACGAGGGGATCACCGTCGACCCGGAGGACGTCGTGGTGACCGTCGGCTGTCAGGAGGCGATGTTCCTGGTGCTGCGGGCCTTGCGGGCCGGGCCGACGGATGTGCTGCTCGCGGTCGCCCCGACGTACGTCGGGCTGACCGGGGCGGCCCGGCTGGTGGACCTGCCGGTGTGGCCGGTCGCCGGTGGGTCGTCCGGGGTCGATCTGGCCGACCTGACCGCTCAGGTGCGCCGGGCGCGGGCGGCGGGGCTGCGGCCACGTGCCTGCTACCTGATGCCGGACTTCGCCAACCCCTCCGGGGTCAGCATCGACACCGACCATCGACAGCGGCTGCTGGAGCTGGCCGCCCAGGAGGACCTGCTGCTGCTGGAGGACAACCCGTACGGCCTGTTCCACAGCGACGACGGGCCGCGCCCGCCCACCCTGAAGGCGTTGGACACCGGGCGGCGGGTCGTCTATCTCGGCTCGTTCGCCAAGACGGTGCTCCCCGGCGCGCGGGTCGGGTATGTCGTCGCCGACCAGCGGGTGGCCGGGCCGGGCGGGCGGGTCGCCCCGCTCGCCGACCAGCTCGCCATGATCAAGAGCATGGTCACGGTGAACACGTCACCGATCGCCCAGGCGGTGATCGGTGGCCGGCTGCTGGAGCACGGATGCAGCCTGGTGGCCGCGAACACCCGGGAGCGGTCCGCGTACACCCGGAATCTGCGCCACCTGGTGGCCGGCCTGGCCCGGCGTTTCCCGCCCGGGGCGGACGGCGCGGCGGCGGTGCGCTGGACGGTGCCGGCGGGCGGGTTCTTCGTGGTGGTGACCGTGCCGTTCCCGGTCGACGACGCGTTGCTGGACCGTTCGGCGCGCGACCACGGGGTGCTGTGGACGCCGATGGCACACTTCTACGACGACACCGCCCCGGTCCACGCGTTGCGGTTGTCGGTCAGCGCGGTGACCCCGGACCAGATCGACGTCGGGCTGAATCGCCTCGCGGCGCTGATCACCGATGAGACGGCCCGCCGGGCAGGTTGACACACCGCGTTCATCGGATGGCAATGCGCGACGACCCGCGTGCCGCCGTCCTGGGTGGACGGTCATAATAGGCCGCATGGTTGCCTGGGAGTACGCCCTGCTCGTCCGTCGCTATCAGGGACAGGGCCGCAATTTCCATGTCTCGTTCGTCTGGTACGCGCCGGACGGGTCGCGCAAGGACATCACCGCCTACGGCGATACCGCCATCGCGCATCTCAACCGCGTGGGCCGGGAGGGGTGGGAGCTGGTCTCCGCCGCCGAGGACGTCAACAACGTCCAAGGCAGCACCGAAGTCCACCGCTACCACCTCAAGCGCCCCCTGGCCTGAGCCCCCCGCCCCGCCCCCCTAGCCCGCCCCCTGCCCGCCCCGTGCCCGCGTCGATCATGGAGTTGTGGTGGTGGACGAAAGTCGCACACCAGCCCGGATCGGGCACCACAACTCCATGATCGACGGGAGCGGGGGCGGGGGCGCGCGGGGGCGGGGGCGAGGGCTAGCCCAGGTCGACCGAGGGGTAGAGCGGGTGCGTGGCGAGCAGGTCGGTGGCCTGCCGGGCGACCTTGTCGGCCAGGCCCGCGTCCAGGGTGTACTTCGCCTTCGACGGGGTGCCGTCGGCGTTGACGCCCGCGGTGGTCTGGGTCAGCACGGTGTGGATCAGCTCGGCGGTCTGGTCCATCTCGGCGGTGCCGAGGCCCCGGGTGGTCAGCGCCGGGGTGCCGATGCGGATGCCCGAGGTGTACCAGGCGCCGTTCGGGTCCTGTGGGACCGAGTTGCGGTTGGTGACGATGCCCGAGTCGAGCAGGGCCTGCTCGGCCTGCCGGCCGGTGAGCCCGTAACCGGACACGTCGATGAGCACCAGGTGGTTGTCGGTGCCGCCGGTGACCAGCTTCGCCCCCCGGCGCAGCAGCCCCTCGGCGAGCGCCTGCGCGTTGTCCACGATCCGCTGGGCGTAGTCGGCGAAGTCGGGCCGGCGGGCCTCGGCGAGCGCGACCGCCTTGGCGGCCATCACGTGCGGCAGCGGCCCGCCGAGCACCATCGGGCAGCCCCGGTCCACCTGGTCGGCCAGCTCCGGCTGGCAGAGCACCATGCCGCCGCGCGGGCCGCGCAACGACTTGTGCGTGGTGGTCGTGACGATGTGCGCGTGCGGCACCGGGTCGAAGTCGCCGGTGAACACCTTGCCGGCCACCAGGCCCGCGAAGTGGGCCATGTCGACCATGAAGGTGGCGCCGACCGAGTCGGCGATCTCGCGCAGGATCCGGAAGTTCACCTTCCGGGGGTACGCCGAGTAGCCGCCCACCAGGATCAGCGGCTTGAACTCGCGGGCGACCTCGGCCACCCGGTCGTAGTCGATCAGGCCGGTCGCCGGGTCGGTGCCGTAGCTGCGCTGGTCGAACATCTTGCCGGAGATGTTCGGCCGGAAGCCGTGGGTGAGGTGACCGCCGGCGTCCAGCGACATGCCGAGCATCCGCTGGTTGCCCAGCTCGCGGCGCAGCGCGAACCAGTCGGCCTCGGTGAGGTCGTTGACCTGGCGGACCTGGGCCTTCTTCAGGGCGGGGGACTCCACCCGGTCGGCCAGCACCGCCCAGAAGGCGACCAGGTTGGCGTCGATGCCGGAGTGGGGCTGGACGTACGCGTGTGCGGCCCCGAACAGCTCCCGGGCGTGCTCGGCGGCGAGCGCCTCGACGGTGTCGACGTTCTGGCAGCCGGCGTAGAAGCGGCGACCGACGGTGCCCTCGGCGTACTTGTCGCTGAACCAGTTGCCCATGGCCAGCAGGGTCGCCGGGGAGGCGTAGTTCTCGCTGGCGATCAGCTTGAGCGACTCTCGCTGGTCGGTCAGCTCGGCGCCGATGGCGTCGGCGACCCGCGGCTCGACAGCCCGGATCACCTCAAGGGCGCTCCGGAATGCGGTGGACTCGGCGTTGCGGGACATGCGACCTCCAACAGACGTGCGGGAAGGCCCAGGCGCTCGGCAAACGTCCACGTGACGAGGCCGCTCCCCGATGGTTCTCCATCCCCACGCGCCAGTAACGGCCCGCGCCGATCCTACCGGGCCGGGCCCGGCCGTTCGGGTCGCCCTCCAGCGGAGCTCCGCCGAGGTTCGACGAAAGGCCCGGCGTGGGTGCCGGGCCCTTCGGTGTACGCGGGCGCCTCAGGCCGTCCGCCTCAGACCATGGCGAGTGTGCGGGGGATCTCGTCGAGCAACTCCCGAGCGAGGAACCCGATCCGGCCGTAGCGGGGGATCAGCCGTTGACCGCTCACCGCGTGCGCGAACGAGCCCCAGCAGGCCGCCTGTGCCGGGTCGGCACCCCGCGACAGCAGCCCGGCCAGCAGTCCGGCGAGCACGTCCCCGCTGCCGGAGGTGCCCAGACCGGCGTCGCCGCTCTCCTCCCGCCAACCCCGCCCGTCCGGGGCGGCCACGTGCCCGTACAGCGACACGACCGCCTCGTACCGGGCGGCCACCTCGGCCGCCTCGGCGTCCAGGTCGTCGCCCGGGTCCCGTCCGAGCAGGTGGCCGGCCTCGGTGACGTTGGGGGTGAGCACCACGGGCCGACCCGAGCCGACCAGCAGGTCCGGTGCGTGGCTGAGCGCACCGAGGGCGTACGCGTCGAGCACCAGCGAGGTGTCCGGGCGGGCCGCCTCCAGGACCAGGCCCAGCAGGTGGTTGGTCTCGTCGATCGCCTTCAGGCCGGGGCCGAGCGCCACCACATCGGCCTGCGCGACCAGGTCGCCGAGCTGTCCGTCGCGGTCGGCG contains these protein-coding regions:
- a CDS encoding alpha/beta hydrolase, with protein sequence MALHPEVAAYRAARAAAGTPPLYTQTLVEARAADLAAIRAGSGVVEPVTEVRDERIPGPGGELPLRVYRPAGSGPLPTLLYFFGGGWTLGSIDTADGICRRLANAVPCQVITVGYRLAPEHPFPAAVHDCHAATSWIARNADRLSVDATRLAVGGDSAGGNLAAAVTLLSRTGGPPLAAQLLVYPNTDQSGEPAGDDDPALFNRRSVAWYRTHYLADPAHARDPLASPLLADDLSGLPPALVITAELDPLCAEGQRYAERLRDAGVATRLAHYPGMIHGFFAMPGTFTDGRRAQASAAAFLRERFGLPPRPTEADDPAVATGVGRDDG
- a CDS encoding alpha-hydroxy acid oxidase codes for the protein MGDRVPAELPAVSLGDYAARARAVLPPDVWDYLAGGSASEVTLAANRHALDRVAVLPRVLRGVDTVDLSADLLGRRYAMPVGVAPMAYQRLVHPDGEVGLAAAAGAAGIPYLASTLSSTPIEEVTEAGADVWFQLYWLRDRALVRDLLDRVVAAGARALVVTVDVPVLGRRPRDLRNAFRLPPEVVAANLPEGRDALAHSGSPGESAIAAHTAASFAPALRWADLAWLRQQVDLPLVVKGLLDPRDAIEAVRVGADAVVVSNHGGRQLDGAPPSVTMLPEVVDAVGDGCQVLLDSGVRSGTDVLRALALGAAAVLVGRPLLWALAVGGESAARDALTVLVAELTDALTLAGCADLAAAGELRTLGVGDK
- a CDS encoding PLP-dependent aminotransferase family protein: MTATEPVDLTVADLHPALGDPALTSMNFLNEVSERYPTAVSLAAGRPYEEFFDLAAVHRHLDTFHRHLVDDLGHRPEQARRLLLQYGRTKGIVHHLIARNLAVDEGITVDPEDVVVTVGCQEAMFLVLRALRAGPTDVLLAVAPTYVGLTGAARLVDLPVWPVAGGSSGVDLADLTAQVRRARAAGLRPRACYLMPDFANPSGVSIDTDHRQRLLELAAQEDLLLLEDNPYGLFHSDDGPRPPTLKALDTGRRVVYLGSFAKTVLPGARVGYVVADQRVAGPGGRVAPLADQLAMIKSMVTVNTSPIAQAVIGGRLLEHGCSLVAANTRERSAYTRNLRHLVAGLARRFPPGADGAAAVRWTVPAGGFFVVVTVPFPVDDALLDRSARDHGVLWTPMAHFYDDTAPVHALRLSVSAVTPDQIDVGLNRLAALITDETARRAG
- a CDS encoding glycine hydroxymethyltransferase; the protein is MSRNAESTAFRSALEVIRAVEPRVADAIGAELTDQRESLKLIASENYASPATLLAMGNWFSDKYAEGTVGRRFYAGCQNVDTVEALAAEHARELFGAAHAYVQPHSGIDANLVAFWAVLADRVESPALKKAQVRQVNDLTEADWFALRRELGNQRMLGMSLDAGGHLTHGFRPNISGKMFDQRSYGTDPATGLIDYDRVAEVAREFKPLILVGGYSAYPRKVNFRILREIADSVGATFMVDMAHFAGLVAGKVFTGDFDPVPHAHIVTTTTHKSLRGPRGGMVLCQPELADQVDRGCPMVLGGPLPHVMAAKAVALAEARRPDFADYAQRIVDNAQALAEGLLRRGAKLVTGGTDNHLVLIDVSGYGLTGRQAEQALLDSGIVTNRNSVPQDPNGAWYTSGIRIGTPALTTRGLGTAEMDQTAELIHTVLTQTTAGVNADGTPSKAKYTLDAGLADKVARQATDLLATHPLYPSVDLG
- a CDS encoding NAD(P)H-hydrate dehydratase, with amino-acid sequence MPSRSEVKVITPGLLRDWALPVPVGGKESRGTVLVVGGSRFTPGAVLLAGVAALRAGAGVLQLAAAESTAATLSIQVPEALVVGLPETADGAVAADRDGQLGDLVAQADVVALGPGLKAIDETNHLLGLVLEAARPDTSLVLDAYALGALSHAPDLLVGSGRPVVLTPNVTEAGHLLGRDPGDDLDAEAAEVAARYEAVVSLYGHVAAPDGRGWREESGDAGLGTSGSGDVLAGLLAGLLSRGADPAQAACWGSFAHAVSGQRLIPRYGRIGFLARELLDEIPRTLAMV